From the Flavobacteriales bacterium genome, one window contains:
- a CDS encoding phosphatase PAP2 family protein — protein MEWLIELDKNCFHLINQSGSTTWDSLMLFASHKLSWIPLYILLVYLVIKEKGKESIWILASIGLVIACCDMGSVHLFKNTFQRLRPCHFFDEVRLVSERCGGQYGFISSHASNVFGLAVVVGKLMNKKFLFAALFIWAAGVAYSRVYLGVHYPLDILGGMLWGTFVALIIVSLYKKYRT, from the coding sequence ATGGAATGGCTCATTGAATTAGATAAAAATTGTTTTCATCTGATAAATCAGTCAGGCTCAACGACTTGGGATAGTCTTATGCTTTTTGCTAGTCATAAATTGTCGTGGATACCTTTGTACATTCTTTTAGTTTACCTCGTCATAAAGGAAAAGGGCAAAGAAAGTATTTGGATTTTAGCAAGTATAGGTTTAGTTATTGCTTGTTGCGATATGGGAAGTGTACATCTTTTTAAAAACACTTTTCAGCGTTTACGACCTTGTCATTTCTTCGATGAAGTACGACTAGTCTCAGAAAGATGTGGTGGACAATATGGCTTTATATCCTCTCACGCTTCTAATGTTTTTGGCTTAGCTGTAGTGGTAGGCAAACTAATGAATAAGAAGTTTTTATTTGCGGCCTTATTTATTTGGGCTGCAGGGGTGGCATACTCTAGAGTATATCTTGGCGTTCACTATCCATTGGATATTCTAGGTGGTATGTTATGGGGAACTTTTGTCGCTTTAATAATCGTTTCTCTTTACAAGAAATATAGAACATGA
- the obgE gene encoding GTPase ObgE, protein MKVKNSNFVDYVKIFCRSGKGGAGSAHFLRDRNTAKGGPDGGDGGCGGHIIIQGNDQMWTLLHLKYQKHLFAEHGGSGSGNKKIGKDGQSKTIQVPLGTVAKNAETGEILFEITEHQEEQILLEGGKGGRGNVHFKSPTNQTPRYAQPGMDSLEGWFILELKILADVGLVGFPNAGKSTLLSVVSAAKPEIANYAFTTLVPNLGIVSYRDERSFIMADIPGIIEGAAEGKGLGLRFLRHIERNSTLLFLVPADSDDILKEYQILLGELKKYNPQLLDKNRILAISKSDMLDQELKNEIAQDLPQDMTCLFISSVAQQGLMELKDAIWQKLNE, encoded by the coding sequence ATGAAAGTTAAAAATTCCAACTTTGTCGATTATGTCAAAATATTTTGCCGTTCAGGCAAAGGTGGAGCGGGTTCTGCCCACTTTTTAAGAGATAGAAATACTGCTAAGGGTGGTCCTGATGGTGGTGACGGTGGTTGTGGAGGTCACATTATCATTCAAGGCAATGACCAAATGTGGACATTACTTCACCTCAAATACCAAAAACATCTTTTTGCTGAACACGGTGGCTCTGGAAGTGGTAACAAAAAAATTGGTAAAGACGGACAAAGTAAAACCATACAAGTCCCCCTAGGCACTGTGGCTAAAAATGCCGAAACAGGAGAAATCCTTTTCGAAATTACAGAACATCAGGAGGAACAAATTTTGCTAGAAGGTGGTAAAGGTGGAAGAGGAAATGTACACTTTAAATCCCCAACCAACCAAACACCCCGTTATGCTCAACCCGGAATGGATAGTCTTGAAGGTTGGTTTATTCTCGAATTGAAAATACTTGCCGATGTAGGTTTGGTCGGTTTTCCTAATGCTGGAAAATCTACACTTCTTTCCGTAGTATCTGCCGCTAAGCCAGAAATTGCCAACTACGCCTTTACAACACTTGTGCCTAATTTGGGTATTGTCTCCTATCGTGATGAACGTTCTTTTATTATGGCTGATATACCTGGTATCATAGAAGGTGCTGCTGAAGGCAAAGGATTAGGCTTACGTTTTTTAAGACACATAGAAAGAAACTCTACTTTATTATTTCTAGTTCCTGCTGATAGTGATGACATCCTAAAAGAATACCAAATTCTTCTGGGTGAATTAAAGAAGTATAATCCACAACTTTTAGATAAAAACAGAATATTGGCTATCAGTAAATCGGACATGCTAGACCAAGAACTAAAAAATGAAATAGCTCAAGATTTACCTCAAGATATGACATGCCTTTTTATCTCGTCTGTTGCTCAGCAAGGGCTAATGGAATTGAAAGATGCGATTTGGCAAAAATTGAATGAATAA
- a CDS encoding adenylate kinase: MLNIVLFGPPGAGKGTQSQLLIDQYSLIHLSTGDILRGEIAQGTELGLKAKSIMDRGDLVPDQVVIGMIRSILEKNPNAQGFIFDGFPRTTAQAESLDQMLDELNTSISTMLSLDVDDDELTKRLLERGKSSGRADDANESIIRNRIQEYNNKTAPLKEFYSQQNKLQSIEGVGSIDAINAKLCEAIDQL, translated from the coding sequence ATGCTCAATATCGTATTATTTGGACCCCCAGGTGCAGGAAAAGGCACACAATCGCAATTGCTAATCGACCAATATAGTTTGATACATCTCTCTACTGGCGATATTCTAAGAGGGGAAATTGCTCAAGGCACTGAGCTGGGCTTAAAAGCCAAAAGTATAATGGATAGAGGGGATCTCGTTCCTGACCAAGTAGTAATTGGTATGATACGTTCTATATTGGAAAAAAATCCGAATGCTCAAGGCTTCATCTTCGATGGCTTTCCTAGAACTACTGCTCAAGCCGAATCCTTGGATCAGATGTTAGACGAGCTCAATACCTCGATTTCTACTATGCTATCTTTAGACGTGGACGACGACGAGCTGACAAAAAGACTACTAGAACGTGGCAAAAGTAGTGGACGAGCAGACGATGCTAATGAATCTATTATTAGAAATCGTATTCAAGAATACAACAACAAAACAGCACCGCTAAAAGAGTTTTACTCACAACAAAATAAATTGCAATCCATTGAAGGTGTAGGAAGTATTGATGCTATTAATGCTAAACTTTGTGAAGCTATAGACCAACTCTAA
- a CDS encoding hypoxanthine phosphoribosyltransferase, whose translation MVQLHDKTFEPYLSEFEIQEIVKEMAHKMGVLKDEKPLFIIILKGSFIFASDLVKALDFDVELCFMQLNSYEGIQSSGKIKDIMGIPQQIKGRTLVVVEDIIDTGNTLEYLNQHLLAEQPQKIYYASLLLKPSVYKKNLAIDFVGKEIPNEFVVGYGLDYEELGRTLTQIYKLKIS comes from the coding sequence ATGGTACAACTACACGACAAAACCTTTGAACCTTACCTTTCGGAATTTGAAATTCAAGAAATCGTAAAGGAAATGGCGCATAAAATGGGAGTTTTGAAAGATGAAAAGCCCCTATTTATTATCATTTTGAAAGGTTCTTTTATTTTTGCATCTGATTTAGTGAAAGCCCTCGATTTCGATGTCGAGCTATGTTTTATGCAGCTCAATTCCTATGAAGGCATACAAAGTAGTGGTAAAATCAAAGACATTATGGGAATTCCCCAACAAATAAAAGGACGAACATTAGTAGTCGTAGAAGATATAATAGACACAGGAAATACATTAGAATACCTCAACCAACACTTATTGGCAGAACAACCACAAAAGATATACTATGCTAGTTTGTTACTGAAGCCTAGCGTCTATAAAAAAAACCTAGCTATTGACTTTGTAGGAAAAGAAATACCCAACGAATTTGTAGTTGGCTATGGCTTAGATTATGAAGAATTAGGAAGAACCTTAACACAAATTTATAAACTCAAAATCTCATAA
- a CDS encoding discoidin domain-containing protein, with amino-acid sequence MKKLNILFLSIFLSFQLQAQVPTSAQLIKLHNVANYTALNAIVNPLSGSLAFVNDERLLYQFNGNFWLPFESWNKTGNSINNTNSVGTFNAMDFKIKTNNADRIVIKNNGRVGVNTVNPNSILNINTHVIEASSDAEQSGSYFASHVLNSSTGPDKAFDNNTCTKWAGTGTPTLTSPQWIKIDYGAGQEKTITNYRVKTGFSANGVSYGPGVWSLQGSNDDSEWTTIHEQINSSYNDLSLSCSNQTAFRYYRLLMQSKADPSRPQVEIQELYLYEGQLSASTYHPAFVMADNGKIGLGTNTPTEDLHVIGNIFAHGSIVPDYVFETYFDGESQLNKNYKMLSLKETEDFVKKHKHLPRVPSAKEVEEQGGIIINEATLTNLEKIEELFLHIIEMNEEIKSLESELLRLTTEE; translated from the coding sequence ATGAAAAAATTAAACATACTTTTTCTCAGCATATTCTTGAGTTTTCAACTTCAAGCTCAAGTACCCACTTCAGCACAATTGATAAAACTGCATAACGTAGCAAACTACACGGCACTAAACGCCATTGTAAACCCTTTGTCAGGTAGTTTAGCCTTTGTAAATGATGAAAGACTACTATATCAATTCAACGGCAATTTTTGGCTTCCTTTTGAATCATGGAACAAAACAGGAAATTCCATAAACAACACCAATAGTGTAGGCACATTCAATGCTATGGACTTTAAAATAAAGACCAATAATGCCGATAGAATAGTCATTAAAAACAATGGCAGAGTGGGAGTCAATACAGTCAATCCTAACTCCATTTTAAATATTAATACCCATGTAATTGAAGCTAGTTCTGATGCCGAACAATCAGGCTCATACTTCGCCAGTCATGTACTAAACAGTTCTACTGGTCCGGACAAAGCATTTGACAACAATACATGTACAAAATGGGCAGGTACAGGTACGCCAACACTAACTTCTCCGCAGTGGATAAAAATTGACTACGGCGCAGGACAAGAAAAAACAATCACTAATTATCGAGTAAAAACAGGCTTTAGTGCTAATGGTGTTAGTTATGGTCCAGGGGTATGGAGCTTACAAGGCAGTAACGACGATAGTGAATGGACCACCATACATGAACAAATCAACAGCAGTTATAACGACTTATCTTTAAGCTGTTCCAACCAAACGGCATTCCGATACTATCGACTCCTGATGCAATCCAAAGCTGACCCTAGCCGACCTCAAGTAGAAATTCAAGAGCTATACCTGTATGAGGGTCAACTTAGTGCTAGTACTTACCACCCAGCCTTTGTAATGGCAGATAATGGCAAAATCGGACTAGGAACGAATACCCCCACAGAAGATTTACACGTCATTGGAAATATATTTGCACACGGAAGTATTGTTCCCGATTATGTTTTTGAAACCTATTTTGATGGCGAAAGCCAACTCAACAAAAACTATAAAATGTTGAGCTTAAAAGAAACAGAAGATTTTGTTAAAAAACATAAACACCTTCCCAGAGTACCTTCTGCTAAAGAAGTTGAAGAACAAGGAGGAATAATTATAAATGAGGCTACTCTTACCAACCTAGAGAAAATAGAAGAGCTCTTTCTGCACATTATAGAAATGAATGAAGAAATAAAATCATTAGAGTCAGAGCTTCTAAGACTAACAACTGAAGAATAG
- the purE gene encoding 5-(carboxyamino)imidazole ribonucleotide mutase, whose translation MKAVVSIIMGSTSDMPVMRKAADFLNSMQIPFEINALSAHRVPEKVEEFASNAHARGIKVIIAGAGGAAHLPGVVAAFATVPVIGVPCRSSISIDGWDSILSILQMPPGIPVATVGLDAAYNAGILAGQILSTSDDALHARMVEFKMNMKQKIVKANQDLASEKFDYRVQ comes from the coding sequence ATGAAAGCAGTAGTAAGTATAATAATGGGTAGTACATCGGATATGCCTGTAATGCGCAAAGCCGCAGATTTTTTAAATAGTATGCAAATTCCTTTTGAGATAAATGCCTTGTCAGCACACCGTGTGCCAGAAAAGGTTGAGGAGTTTGCTTCCAATGCTCACGCACGTGGTATAAAAGTTATCATTGCAGGTGCTGGTGGTGCAGCACATTTGCCAGGCGTAGTAGCAGCCTTTGCTACGGTTCCAGTTATTGGTGTTCCTTGTCGTTCATCGATTTCTATTGACGGTTGGGATAGCATATTATCTATCTTACAAATGCCTCCGGGTATTCCAGTAGCAACTGTTGGACTAGATGCAGCCTACAATGCTGGTATTTTAGCAGGACAAATTTTGTCAACTTCTGATGATGCTCTTCACGCAAGAATGGTAGAGTTTAAGATGAATATGAAACAAAAAATTGTTAAAGCCAATCAAGATTTGGCTAGTGAAAAATTTGATTACAGAGTGCAGTAG
- a CDS encoding discoidin domain-containing protein, with protein sequence MKITVKIFILLLVLPAVLYAQSDRMKLYNVSTFTDLLNIQNPQAGQMTYLAEDEFIYQYTGTHWSKLGKSWQLEGNQNIGAQDFAGSINPMRFDLGTNNKNRITINPNGNVGINTTPEYAFHIKTNQIIANENPVNGTISSNSSQGSQPPNLAIDNNNCTFWASAVEPTGNNPIWLRMDYGSSPRIIVGYTIQAGFTSNGLSHGPEDWVFQASNDASEWVTLHNAQNINVYGNIEFNFVNTDSYRYYQVLMYNKANPALNNVRIQELKLYEGQLSTDEDFDALIFTDGKLGLGIEPSEKVHVNGNVFCISVQTPDYVFEQYYDKNNEQTNNYEFMSLEEVESFVKEHKHLPNIPSAQEVKEKGGIVVNQSAEKNLEKIEELFLHIIEMNEEVKKLERELEVLKREN encoded by the coding sequence ATGAAAATAACAGTTAAAATTTTTATTCTTCTACTAGTTTTACCTGCAGTATTATATGCTCAGTCAGACAGAATGAAGTTGTATAATGTTTCTACTTTTACAGACCTTTTGAACATACAAAATCCCCAAGCTGGTCAGATGACTTATCTAGCAGAAGATGAATTTATATATCAGTACACTGGCACACACTGGAGTAAATTGGGCAAGTCGTGGCAACTTGAAGGCAATCAGAATATTGGCGCACAAGATTTTGCAGGAAGCATAAATCCTATGCGATTTGATTTGGGCACCAACAATAAAAACCGTATCACCATAAATCCTAATGGCAATGTTGGCATTAATACAACACCTGAATATGCATTTCACATAAAAACTAATCAAATTATAGCTAACGAAAACCCCGTTAATGGTACTATAAGCTCTAACTCTAGCCAAGGTTCACAACCTCCCAACTTAGCAATAGACAATAACAATTGTACATTTTGGGCGAGTGCAGTAGAACCTACTGGAAATAACCCTATTTGGCTTAGAATGGATTATGGCTCATCGCCTCGTATTATTGTGGGCTATACTATTCAAGCAGGATTCACATCAAACGGTTTAAGTCATGGTCCTGAAGATTGGGTTTTTCAAGCCTCAAATGACGCCTCCGAATGGGTAACATTACACAACGCACAAAACATTAACGTCTATGGAAATATTGAATTCAATTTTGTCAATACAGATTCTTACAGGTATTATCAAGTTTTAATGTACAACAAAGCAAACCCAGCCTTAAATAATGTACGTATTCAAGAACTAAAACTATATGAGGGTCAGCTTTCCACAGATGAAGATTTTGATGCACTCATATTTACTGACGGAAAGCTAGGGCTAGGTATAGAACCAAGCGAAAAAGTCCACGTTAACGGAAATGTCTTTTGTATATCTGTTCAGACCCCAGACTACGTTTTTGAACAGTATTATGACAAAAACAATGAACAGACCAATAATTATGAATTCATGAGTTTGGAAGAGGTAGAAAGCTTTGTAAAAGAACACAAACACCTACCCAATATACCTTCGGCTCAAGAAGTCAAAGAAAAAGGGGGTATAGTAGTCAATCAATCTGCTGAAAAAAATCTTGAAAAAATAGAAGAACTATTTCTTCATATCATAGAAATGAATGAAGAAGTCAAAAAACTTGAAAGAGAACTAGAAGTATTAAAAAGAGAAAATTAA
- a CDS encoding PKD domain-containing protein, translating to MKKIHIFIYSFLSPLLILSQSSTDSRERFNFYDVREEFYENFTGDLNERGNGLTPYRRWENYMEPRVFPTGNFDPTPLFDLYSEALNQQSTSANNFYVYNAQSSEPNWSLVGPTSAGYGIGRVNCLAFHPNNANIMFVGTPDGGVWKSTNGGESWSTNTDFLSSLGVSDIVINANNPDIMFLATGDRDGKDIYSFGLLKSTDGGDSWQTTGLQYNNSQEILVTDIALDAENDNNLLVTTSEGIFRSTNQGTSFTNVRTGDFMNVVFHPTNSDIVYAATRTNGQFWRSANNGQSWTQITSSGILTGGRRGQIAVSPHSPNTVFFAKIKNDDRNFYTIARSTDAGLNWTTHMTSNVHNSTTPNLVGSNPGSYYGQGWYDFAMAVSPWSASQIYVGGVSMYRSNDNGITWLHLNNTVNTLVDIHNIYYSPSNELFICSDMGLFKTPHPDYYGQGFDWTFLTKRVPITQFYGLGLSQTEDKILAGSQDNGLFRKSSNFFSTILAGDVMEAFIDPDNSDNCYHTHQYGALKRTYDNYGYTETSIDDISPPGNLQGNWQTPFVMDPNNSATIYAGFKELYKSTNRGDSWTTITSGQSNNNNLDEIEPTTNSNILYFSYDDKLFKTTNGGNTWSNISGALPNSHITHIVAHSENPNEVWVTFSGFNSHSVYRSTNGGSTWTNVSGDLPNIPFNCLVIDELNNHVYVGSDFGVYKGDADAITNGTYNWSHYNNNSLPNVIVYEMEIKSSNHSLYAATHGRGLWKNPLKRYPQADFEVSDLLCHLEPILFDDQSLFVPTSWNWNFGDGNTSTEQSPYHTYNIAGVYFVTLIASNALGSDTITKVISVLPTISTYTNHTSSGSYTWNGTTYFCSGIFTNHSIAANGCPHVDTLNLVINSPDNNITNVTSCDSYYWDISGQEYTTSGVYNQLVYSPQGCYVNEQLNLNITLSTSNTSTVSANTSYFWSANSQTYFCSGIYEHYSTNAAGCEHLETLILNIN from the coding sequence ATGAAAAAAATACACATATTTATATATAGTTTTTTATCTCCTTTACTTATTCTATCACAATCTTCTACCGATAGCCGCGAACGCTTCAATTTTTACGATGTCCGTGAGGAGTTTTATGAAAACTTTACAGGCGATTTGAATGAACGAGGCAATGGACTTACCCCATACAGACGTTGGGAAAATTATATGGAGCCTCGTGTCTTTCCAACAGGCAATTTTGACCCTACACCTTTGTTTGATTTGTATAGCGAAGCTCTTAATCAGCAATCAACATCGGCTAATAATTTCTATGTATATAATGCTCAATCATCAGAGCCCAATTGGTCTTTGGTAGGTCCAACGTCTGCTGGTTATGGTATTGGCAGGGTAAATTGTTTGGCTTTTCACCCCAATAATGCTAATATCATGTTTGTTGGCACTCCCGATGGTGGAGTGTGGAAATCTACAAATGGTGGAGAAAGTTGGTCAACCAATACGGATTTTCTGAGTAGCTTGGGCGTATCCGATATTGTTATTAACGCCAACAATCCAGATATTATGTTTTTAGCTACTGGTGATAGAGATGGAAAAGATATTTATTCTTTCGGTTTGCTCAAATCTACAGATGGCGGTGATAGTTGGCAAACAACAGGTTTACAGTACAACAATTCTCAAGAAATATTAGTAACAGACATTGCTCTAGATGCTGAAAACGACAATAATTTATTAGTAACTACTTCAGAAGGTATCTTTAGGTCCACTAACCAAGGGACAAGCTTTACAAATGTCAGAACAGGAGATTTTATGAACGTCGTTTTTCATCCCACCAACTCTGATATTGTCTATGCTGCAACTCGTACAAATGGTCAGTTTTGGCGTTCTGCCAATAACGGGCAAAGCTGGACTCAAATTACTTCTTCTGGAATATTGACGGGAGGAAGAAGAGGTCAAATAGCAGTAAGCCCACACTCTCCCAACACCGTGTTTTTTGCTAAAATAAAAAATGACGACAGGAATTTTTATACCATCGCTAGGTCAACTGATGCTGGACTCAATTGGACTACACATATGACTAGTAATGTACATAATTCAACTACGCCTAATTTAGTAGGATCAAATCCAGGGAGTTATTATGGGCAGGGCTGGTATGACTTTGCTATGGCTGTTAGCCCTTGGTCGGCAAGTCAAATTTATGTTGGTGGTGTTTCTATGTATCGTTCAAACGATAACGGAATTACATGGCTGCATCTTAATAATACCGTCAATACATTAGTCGATATTCATAACATTTATTATAGTCCATCCAACGAATTATTTATATGTTCTGATATGGGTTTGTTCAAAACTCCGCACCCAGACTATTATGGTCAAGGTTTTGATTGGACTTTTTTGACAAAACGAGTTCCAATTACTCAATTTTACGGTTTAGGTTTGTCTCAAACCGAGGATAAGATTTTGGCTGGAAGTCAAGATAACGGTTTGTTTAGAAAGAGTTCTAACTTTTTTTCTACTATTTTGGCTGGTGATGTTATGGAGGCATTCATAGACCCTGATAATTCCGATAATTGTTATCATACCCATCAATATGGTGCACTGAAAAGAACCTACGATAACTATGGATATACTGAAACAAGTATTGATGATATCTCTCCTCCAGGAAATCTTCAAGGAAATTGGCAAACTCCTTTTGTAATGGACCCTAACAATTCTGCTACTATTTATGCTGGTTTTAAAGAATTGTATAAAAGTACCAATAGAGGAGATAGCTGGACTACCATTACCTCGGGACAGTCCAATAATAACAATCTAGATGAAATAGAGCCAACTACCAATTCCAATATTCTTTATTTCTCATATGACGATAAACTTTTTAAAACAACCAATGGGGGCAATACTTGGAGTAACATTAGTGGTGCTTTACCAAATAGTCACATTACTCATATAGTTGCACATAGTGAAAACCCCAATGAAGTATGGGTCACCTTTTCTGGTTTTAATAGTCATTCAGTCTATAGAAGTACAAACGGAGGTTCTACTTGGACGAATGTATCGGGAGATTTGCCCAATATTCCTTTCAATTGCTTAGTAATTGATGAATTGAACAATCACGTTTACGTAGGATCCGATTTTGGAGTTTATAAGGGAGATGCTGACGCTATTACCAATGGGACTTACAATTGGAGCCATTACAATAACAACAGTTTGCCTAACGTCATTGTTTATGAAATGGAAATAAAATCTTCTAATCATTCACTTTATGCTGCTACTCATGGAAGAGGTCTTTGGAAAAACCCTCTCAAACGCTATCCTCAAGCTGACTTTGAAGTGAGTGATTTATTATGTCATCTTGAACCTATACTCTTTGATGACCAATCATTATTTGTACCTACTTCTTGGAATTGGAACTTTGGTGACGGCAATACTTCTACAGAGCAAAGCCCATACCATACCTACAACATTGCGGGAGTATATTTTGTAACCCTTATAGCTTCTAATGCTTTGGGTAGCGATACCATCACAAAAGTAATTTCAGTACTACCAACAATCTCTACTTACACCAACCACACTTCATCGGGTTCATACACTTGGAACGGGACAACCTATTTCTGCTCAGGGATTTTCACTAACCATTCTATCGCTGCTAACGGTTGTCCTCACGTTGATACTCTAAATTTAGTTATCAATTCTCCCGATAACAACATTACCAATGTAACTTCTTGTGATTCTTATTATTGGGATATATCAGGGCAGGAATATACCACCAGTGGAGTTTATAATCAGTTGGTTTATAGTCCTCAAGGGTGTTACGTTAATGAACAACTCAATTTGAATATTACATTATCAACGTCTAACACTTCAACTGTGAGTGCCAACACCTCCTATTTTTGGAGTGCAAACTCACAAACCTATTTTTGTAGTGGTATCTATGAGCATTATTCAACCAATGCTGCAGGATGTGAGCATTTAGAAACCCTAATTTTAAACATCAATTGA
- a CDS encoding helix-hairpin-helix domain-containing protein, producing MWRVLFILFSFQSLYAQELPSLFQDYISNQELSVDDQQLEVFYSLLEHPLDLNNCRLQELHQFPFLNFQQANAIIKYRRDKGQFSSLYELQAIEALKLKTIRLLLPFVTVSKAIPLKKSNYKHQLRFYLQRSLEQEKEYVNGEYLGNPFKSYAIYSARSKVANYGLITEKDAGEKYLDFITMYANLKHKNNRLFVGDYQLSLGQGLLCYQSFTLGKSAWVSSTFKNSPIFRSHTSTREYGFLRGIAYQKHWNNWQLSLLVSSRKQDANSIDSLALATSIKVTGLHRGISEYEDKRQLLHQHLGASINYKKRLFSSSLYGLAQNWDKSLVLGQDTLSQLLALGWDYSLSYKNTHLFGECVWQNNSWAFLSALNSQLSSNVLFSTLYRNYSSDYYALDSKGFGEQSSTRNERGLYSALSLDINRQWTLSLYADFYRFPQANFYSQVPSLGQDYLLQLMYKVSKTSSLIARGQWENKTKDDKEHYGLPLISKRQQHKYLLQWTYDWDNYRFKSRVNWNHLENERAYLLAQEMHYRPVNKAWSLSFRYLIFDSPSFASRIYAYEPDVMHSFYIPFHYGEGQRISTVFKYKFRSLTFNLKLAQTLYYDNTPIKSGSVEGNTLTEIKLALKWVL from the coding sequence ATGTGGAGAGTTCTATTCATCTTATTCAGTTTTCAAAGCCTATATGCACAGGAATTGCCTAGCCTTTTTCAAGATTATATCTCTAATCAAGAGTTAAGTGTTGATGATCAGCAATTAGAGGTTTTTTATTCGCTGCTAGAACATCCCTTGGATTTGAATAACTGTAGATTACAAGAATTACATCAGTTTCCTTTTTTAAATTTTCAACAAGCCAACGCCATCATCAAATACCGTAGGGACAAAGGGCAATTTTCATCTTTGTACGAACTACAAGCCATTGAAGCACTAAAGCTCAAAACTATCCGATTACTATTGCCCTTTGTTACTGTTTCTAAAGCTATTCCACTAAAAAAATCAAACTATAAACACCAACTTCGTTTTTACCTTCAAAGGTCTTTAGAACAAGAAAAAGAATATGTAAATGGAGAATACTTAGGTAATCCTTTCAAATCTTATGCCATATATTCTGCACGTTCTAAAGTTGCCAATTATGGACTAATTACAGAAAAGGATGCGGGTGAAAAATATTTGGATTTCATAACAATGTATGCCAATCTAAAGCATAAAAATAATCGACTATTTGTTGGGGACTATCAATTGTCATTAGGACAGGGTTTATTGTGTTATCAGTCATTTACTTTGGGTAAATCAGCATGGGTGTCATCAACCTTTAAAAATTCACCAATTTTTCGTTCTCACACTTCCACACGAGAGTATGGATTTTTGAGAGGTATAGCTTATCAAAAACACTGGAATAATTGGCAGCTTTCTTTATTGGTATCATCAAGAAAACAAGATGCCAATAGTATAGATTCTTTGGCACTAGCCACTTCTATAAAAGTAACAGGTTTGCACAGGGGCATCTCTGAATATGAAGATAAAAGGCAATTGTTGCACCAACATCTGGGCGCAAGTATAAACTATAAAAAACGTTTGTTTTCTAGTTCATTGTATGGATTGGCACAAAATTGGGACAAATCACTTGTTCTAGGTCAGGATACCTTATCTCAACTCTTGGCTTTAGGATGGGATTACTCACTAAGTTATAAAAACACTCATTTGTTTGGAGAATGTGTTTGGCAGAACAATTCTTGGGCTTTTTTATCAGCCTTAAATAGTCAGCTTTCTTCTAATGTGTTGTTTTCTACTTTATATAGAAATTACAGTTCGGACTATTATGCACTAGATTCCAAAGGTTTTGGAGAACAATCTTCTACAAGAAATGAAAGGGGGCTTTATTCGGCTTTGTCTTTAGATATAAATCGACAATGGACATTGTCACTGTATGCCGATTTTTATCGTTTTCCTCAAGCCAATTTTTACAGCCAAGTCCCTAGTCTTGGGCAAGATTATTTACTGCAATTGATGTATAAAGTCAGTAAGACATCGAGCCTAATTGCTCGAGGGCAATGGGAGAACAAAACTAAAGATGATAAGGAACACTATGGGTTGCCTTTAATTAGCAAACGTCAGCAACACAAATACTTATTACAATGGACTTACGATTGGGACAATTATAGATTTAAAAGTAGAGTCAATTGGAACCATTTAGAAAATGAACGTGCTTATCTTTTGGCTCAAGAGATGCATTACAGACCTGTAAATAAAGCGTGGTCACTTTCTTTCCGATACCTCATTTTTGATAGTCCATCTTTTGCAAGCCGTATCTATGCTTATGAACCTGATGTTATGCATAGCTTTTATATTCCTTTTCATTATGGCGAGGGGCAACGTATTTCTACAGTTTTCAAATATAAGTTTAGGAGTTTAACATTTAATTTAAAACTAGCTCAAACCCTTTATTATGACAATACACCCATAAAAAGTGGTAGCGTTGAAGGAAATACATTAACAGAAATAAAGTTGGCTCTGAAATGGGTATTGTAA